In one window of Sardina pilchardus chromosome 23, fSarPil1.1, whole genome shotgun sequence DNA:
- the zc3h13 gene encoding zinc finger CCCH domain-containing protein 13 isoform X2: protein MSKIRRKVTVENSKTISDSSASTTPSRRPSVFERLGPSTGGNAAETHCRNWLKTGNCSYGNTCRYTHGTQPRGKGFSGTFSRSAERPTGDLRERMKNKRQDAEADAQKRDPEEPTSPATRQKQRDSSRGRHREKEDIKITKERTPASEEEPAEWEGTREDSDNGDYDYELSLEMKRQKIQRELMKLEQENLDKREEITIKKEESTAKNRPGSMSKASPERGSSKGSPSSRKSSGSPKYKATGKSAGSGKKEKSSSSSVISSPVSDQTRAEESESRFSKGGHGKKKGPRTPSPPPPVPVEPHVVGKKHKGKHKNKDKSEDRAKEGKERGRDAEKHKEKKDKRRDRSESSHKAKRSVTSDERSGSVSSPSRDVSPPSRRKSSSPKGSSQKPPAAASPHRSRGSPVRQQHSPSPSVARHHSPSSHSGSRSSPQRHTPSPTPARNRRNRSPPSPSYPRSEPGPPASSSPPPSSSSSALRRSRSPLTPRGPSPPAQGQRRASPGRRHSQGRERGARAERDRSPPPQERRHERRDESRGRREKESGRDERDYEPEQSSSRDNRDERESRDSRDRRDARDRRDTRDERPHRQDASKEARGDASRSDARSSREAPEHRERERERERERERERERGEAHRKDDAAPEDRGSYGKGHSREEARTETRSEARTDARTETRSDARAERGGRGRGRGAETTDKGSSRGSRASPGDRGHDNWESRSGVRERSAERGSERAADSKATERANERTTDRYGNERPRGEQARDSSYDRRSGHGDRERRDNRDREVRAPSPGRHQSRGEEAEREERRDDRRTERGGDERRDERPRERERDREREREKEKEREKEREAERERERVRERDREREREREREREREREREEREREREREEREREREERERERERERKEREREREQRERERQREWEEREKGREERRERRDDPRDDRPVRDSVEERKPSRKRHRGETTPSPRSSPKRARDASPADSDGYNSSEEKGEKHRLLSQVVRPQDPPSRSPPPAPPRAPAEEKPSRWKEDERRPDKKDVRGRTHEDGRGGGGGGSGADRRGDQEGVPAASDTRRGKEREASPPAATVPVATAEERETPAAAAHEEGKKKSKGQKKGLKKNRREEEQRATAGVTARDDRFPAEPAVTNPPPPETPPPPLLSPRKPPKKKALDKKRKRSRGADSDASEDEPGAAAHHPVSKRRRGPRTPPPITKEDLLSQRVLAASQRSPLPLPLSDWSDEDVPDRGEPPPPPPPPPPPPPVQPLPEPRTLLPVEALPSRRLRGRTDPPIAPLLPDPPMLLPTPPLQPLLPQHMLRKPLLPHAPGVPLEPHPSVGRPGVLGNAPLGRPSRRLRSPSNETHRDENPQVPRARRGRQPPLGNVARERERERERERERERDRERERERERERERERERERERAAVGEPVGAERKSRIDQLRRGEPSRSTSSDRQDSRSHSSRRSSPESERQARSRAGSYDSRERERDRDRDVFDRKDPRQPPGPPGLGLGLGLGLGLGLGGLGLGPAGVPQQPREWEQEPQRDWGPRGPREPLLPHRGANREPIRERERDLREPRERERLLPEGLLSGAVHERLERERERERAEREREHRERERERERERERERERERGERERLLPIDPMAHGEPKARGDARMERGDYEPLLPREAVAMDTDKPADSAHAPTEAAQEEKGDSLDDDVKGEDNQSMVSGGEEYEPISDDELDEILGDSSQKREDQQDDDRVPGPLDVIDVDWSSLMPKQKQEPRAPGAALLRFTPGAVLLRAGVSRRLAGPQLLARVKEVCRSELDDPKDAERLFEHDLGALNMAALNRRVERANLLRNLGSGCKALSARRDIAIRKQLLKNDKGTTKQMYSTPPVGDSELLQLSVRLFKKALASSQTADLERAQTSAASAPTAAPSAEVCVS, encoded by the exons ATGTCCAAGATCAGGCGGAAGGTAACAGTGGAGAATTCGAAGACCATATCTGACAGCAGTGCGAGCACCACACCCTCTCGAAGGCCCAGTGTTTTTGAGAGACTCGGCCCCAGCACCGGAGGGAATGCTGCGGAG ACACACTGTAGAAATTGGTTAAAGACTGGGAACTGCAGTTACGGCAATACTTGTCGCTATACACATGGAACTCAGCCAAGGGGCAAAGGCTTTTCTGGAACGTTTAGCAG GTCAGCAGAGAGGCCCACTGGGGATCTCCGGGAGAGGATGAAGAATAAGAGACAGGATGCTGAAGCAGATGCCCAGAAAAGAGATCCAGAAGAGCCTACATCACCCGCAACCAGA cagaagCAGCGCGACTCCTCTCGTGGCCGTCACCGTGAGAAAGAGGACATAAAGATCACCAAGGAGAGAACTCCAGCCAGCGAGGAAGAGCCAGCCGAGTGGGAGGGCACTCGAGAAG ACTCTGATAACGGTGACTACGACTACGAGTTGTCTTTGGAGATGAAGAGACAGAAGATTCAGCGCGAGCTGATGAAGCTCGAGCAAGAGAACTTGGACAAAAGGGAGGAGATCACCATCAAGAAGGAG GAATCCACAGCTAAGAACAGGCCCGGAAGCATGTCTAAG GCTTCCCCTGAGCGCGGGAGCTCCAAAGGGTCCCCCTCGTCCCGCAAGTCCAGCGGATCCCCCAAGTACAAGGCCACAGGGAAGAGCGCCGGCTCTGGGAAGAAGGAGaagtcgtcctcctcctccgtcatcTCGTCTCCGGTGTCGGACCAGACCCGGGCCGAGGAGTCGGAGAGTCG GTTCTCTAAGGGGGGTCACGGTAAGAAGAAGGGCCCGcgcacccccagcccccccccgcCGGTCCCGGTGGAGCCGCACGTGGTGGGGAAGAAGCACAAGGGCAAGCACAAGAACAAGGACAAGTCAGAGGACCGCGCCAAGGAGGGCAAGGAGCGCGGCCGCGACGCCGAGAAGCACAAGGAGAAGAAGGACAAGCGCAG GGACCGCTCAGAGAGCTCCCACAAGGCCAAGCGGTCGGTGACGTCAGACGAGCGCTCTGGAAGTGTGTCCTCGCCCTCCCGAGACGTGTCCCCCCCCAGCAGGAGGAAGTCCTCCTCCCCCAAAGGGTCCTCCCAGAAGCCCCCCGCCGCCGCATCCCCACAccg gtccCGTGGCTCCCCGGTGCGTCAGCAGCACAGTCCGTCCCCCTCGGTGGCGCGGCACCACTCCCCGTCCTCCCACTCGGGCTCTCGCTCGTCGCCCCAGagacacaccccctcccccacgccCGCTCGCAACCGCCGCAACcgcagccccccctccccttcgtACCCCCGCAGCGAGCCCGGCCCCCCCGCCTCGTcgtcccccccaccctcctcttcctcctccgccctGCGCCGCTCGCGCTCCCCCCTGACCCCCCGTGGCCCCTCCCCCCCGGCACAGGGCCAGCGCCGGGCCAGTCCTGGACGACGCCACTCGCAGGGCCGAGAGAGGGGAGCGCGCGCAGAACGAGACCGCAGCCCGCCGCCACAGGAGAGACGCCACGAACGCAGAGATG AGTCTCGCGGGCGGCGTGAGAAGGAGAGCGGTCGAGACGAGCGGGACTACGAGCCGGAGCAGAGCAGCTCGCGGGACAACCGTGACGAGCGCGAGTCCCGGGACAGCCGCGACCGGCGAGACGCCAGGGACCGGCGCGACACCCGCGACGAGCGGCCGCACCGACAGGACGCGTCCAAGGAGGCCCGCGGGGACGCGTCCAGGAGCGACGCCCGCTCCTCACGAGAGGCGCCGGAGCACCGGGAGCGcgagagggagcgggagcgggagcgggagcgcgaGAGGGAGCGCGGCGAGGCCCACCGCAAGGACGACGCCGCCCCAGAGGATCGTGGGAGTTACGGCAAGGGCCACAGCCGCGAGGAGGCGCGGACCGAAACACGGAGCGAAGCGCGGACTGATGCGCGGACCGAGACCCGATCGGACGCCCGCGccgagagagggggcagaggtcGAGGCCGAGGAGCCGAGACTACCGATAAAG gTTCGTCTCGAGGCTCGCGGGCGTCTCCAGGTGACCGTGGCCATGACAACTGGGAGTCCAGGAGCGGAGTTCGCGAGCGCAGTGCTGAGAGAGGCTCGGAGCGCGCAGCCGACAGCAAGGCCACCGAGCGAGCAAATGAGCGCACCACCGATCGCTACGGTAACGAGCGGCCCAGGGGCGAGCAGGCCCGAGACTCCTCCTACGACCGCAGGAGTGGCCATGGCGACCGCGAACGCAGGGACAACCGCGACAGAG AGGTGAGAGCGCCCTCTCCTGGGCGACACCAGAGCCGCGGCGAGGAGGCTGAACGTGAGGAGCGGCGGGACGATCGGCGGACGGAGAGGGGCGGTGACGAGAGACGAGACGAGCGTCCacgggagcgagagagggaccgcgagagggagagagagaaggagaaggagagagagaaggagcgggaGGCCGAGCGCGAACGAGAGAGGGTCCGAGAGCGAGACCGAGAGCGCGAGAGGGAGCGCGAGAGAGAacgggagcgagagagagagcgcgaggaGCGAGagcgcgagagggagagagaggagcgcgagagggagagagaggagcgagagagggagagagagcgggagcggaaggagagagagcgtgagcgcgagcagagagagagggagagacagagggagtgggaggagagagagaagggaagagaggagcgcagagagaggagggatgacCCCAGAGATGACCGCCCCGTCCGAGACTCTGTCGAGGAGCGCAAGCCcag tcgtaagagacacagaggggagaCCACACCCAGCCCCCGCAGCTCTCCCAAACGCGCCCGCGACGCCAGCCCTGCCGACAGCGACGGCTACAACAGCTCCGAGGAGAAAG gTGAGAAGCACCGGCTGTTGAGTCAGGTGGTGCGTCCGCAGGACCCCCCCTCCCGCTCgccgccccctgcccccccacgcGCCCCCGCCGAGGAGAAGCCGTCGCGCTGGAAGGAGGACGAGCGGCGTCCAGACAAGAAGGACGTGCGTGGACGCACCCACGAGGacggccgaggaggaggaggaggaggaagtggcgcTGACCGGCGAGGGGATCAGGAGGGCGTTCCGGCCGCGTCGGACACCAGGAGGGGCAAGGAGCGCGAGGCCAGCCCCCCCGCCGCCACCGTCCCCGTGGCGACCGCGGAGGAGCGCGAGACGCCGGCCGCGGCTGCCCACGAGGAGGGCAAGAAGAAGAGCAAGGGGCAGAAGAAGGGCCTCAAGAAGAACCGGCGCGAGGAGGAGCAGCGGGCCACAGCAGGAGTGACCGCGCGTGACGACCGCTTCCCCGCGGAGCCCGCGGTCACTAACCCGCCTCCTCCGGagactcctccccctcccctgctgtcgcCGCGGAAACCGCCCAAGAAGAAGGCGCTGGACAAGAAGCGCAAGCGCTCGCGCGGCGCCGACTCGGACGCGTCCGAGGACGAACCGGGAGCCGCCGCTCACCACCCGGTCAGCAAGCGCCGCCGCGGGCCCCGCACCCCCCCGCCCATCACCAAGGAGGACCTGCTGTCCCAGAGGGTGCTGGCGGCCAGCCAGAGGTCACCGCTTCCCCTGCCGCTCAGCGACTGGTCCGACGAGGACGTCCCTGACCGCGGCGAgcctcctccccccccaccacctccaccacccccccctccgGTCCAGCCCCTGCCGGAGCCCAGGACGCTGCTGCCCGTCGAGGCTCTGCCCAGCCGTCGTCTACGTGGACGCACGGACCCCCCCATCGCGCCGCTGCTCCCCGACCCCCCCATGCTGCTGCCCACGCCCCCCCTGCAGCCGCTACTGCCCCAGCACATGCTGCGCAAGCCCCTCCTGCCCCACGCGCCCGGCGTCCCGTTAGAGCCGCACCCCTCCGTGGGCCGGCCCGGAGTCCTGGGCAACGCGCCCCTGGGTCGCCCCTCGCGCCGCCTGCGATCGCCCTCCAACGAGACGCACCGCGACGAGAACCCGCAGGTGCCCCGCGCCAGGAGAGGGCGCCAGCCGCCACTGGGCAACGTGGCACGGGAGCGCGAGAGGGAACGCGAGCGAGagcgcgagagggagagagaccgggaacgggagcgggagagggagcgggagagggagagggagcgggagcgtGAACGGGAAAGAGCGGCGGTCGGAGAGCCGGTCGGGGCCGAGAGGAAGTCCCGCATCGAccagctgaggagaggagagcccagCCGCAGCACCTCTTCAG ATCGCCAGGACTCCCGGAGTCACAGTTCCCGACGCAGCTCCCCCGAGTCGGAGCGTCAGGCGCGTTCTCGTGCGGGCTCCTACGACAGCAGGGAACGCGAGCGGGACCGAGACCGCGACGTCTTCGACCGCAAGGACCCGAGGCAGCCGCCGGGGCCCCCAGGACTGGGGCTGGGTcttgggctggggctggggctcgGACTGGGCGGACTGGGCCTCGGTCCGGCCGGCGTCCCCCAGCAGCCCAGGGAATGGGAGCAGGAGCCGCAGAGGGACTGGGGCCCCCGGGGCCCCCGAGAGCCACTGCTGCCCCACCGCGGCGCCAACCGCGAGCCCATCCGCGAGCGAGAGCGCGACCTGCGGGAGCCCCGTGAGCGCGAGCGCCTGCTGCCCGAGGGCCTGCTGTCCGGCGCCGTCCACGAGCGGCTGGAGCGCGAGCGCGAGCGGGAACGGGCCGAGCGCGAGCGCGAGCaccgggagagagagcgggagcgcgagagggagagggagcgggagagggagcgggagcgcggggagagggagaggctgctCCCCATCGACCCCATGGCCCACGGAGAGCCCAAGGCCAGAGGAGACGCACGCATGGAGCGCGGCGACTACGAGCCCCTGTTGCCGCGGGAGGCTGTTGCCATGGATACTGACAAGCCGGCCGACAGCGCGCATGCTCCGACCGAGGCGGCTCAAGAAGAGAAGGGGGACAGTCTTGATG ATGATGTGAAAGGAGAGGACAACCAGTCGATGGTGTCTGGAGGTGAAGAGTACGAGCCCATCAGCGATGATGAACTGGACGAGATTCTTGGAGACAGCAGTCAGAAGCGAGAGGACCAGCAGGACGATGACAGAGTCCCAG GTCCGCTGGACGTGATTGACGTGGACTGGTCCAGCCTGATGCCCAAGCAGAAGCAGGAGCCTCGTGCCCCCGGGGCGGCGCTGCTCAGGTTCACCCCCGGCGCCGTGCTGCTCCGCGCGGGCGTCTCGCGCCGCCTGGCCGGACCGCAGCTCCTCGCCCGCGTCAAAGAGGTGTGCCGGAGCGAGCTGGACGACCCGAAAG ACGCTGAGCGGCTGTTTGAGCACGACCTGGGCGCTCTCAACATGGCGGCGCTGAACAGGCGCGTGGAGAGGGCCAACCTCCTGCGGAACCTGGGCTCGGGCTGCAAGGCCCTCAGCGCACGCAGAGACATCGCCATCCGCAAGCAGCTGCTAAAGAACGACAAG gGCACCACCAAGCAGATGTACTCCACTCCTCCAGTGGGCGACTctgagctgctgcagctcagcGTGCGTCTCTTTAAGAAGGCCCTCGCGTCCAGCCAGACGGCCGACCTGGAGCGCGCTCAGACCAGCGCGGCTAGCGCCCCAACGGCCGCCCCCTccgccgaggtgtgtgtgtcctaa